The genomic stretch AAACTCGACTCCCCAGCCCAGGTTTCTCCACTCCGTGCATGGGAACACCATATCTCCTTCAAGGAGCCCAGGGGGAGCCTGGCCAAGCTCAGCAGAAGGGGCCGGGTACCCGAGTTCTCACAGACACAGCACTCACTCTCAGGGGTGCAGTCGGTGAAGAGGGGCACTAGCAGGGGCACGTTGTCGATGTTCTGCAGGTGGGGCCGCACCTGGTGGATGCCCCGGGGCAGCTTGGCCTGGCGCGAGCAGAGACGGAGCCTCAGACTCAGGATCTGCCTTCACTTgctgtccctcctccctcctctctgtccctgggCCAGCTGGGCACCACTCCAGGGGTGCAGGGGACAGATCCTGCCATTGTACCCGGTTGCAGTCCTCCAGGAAGCTGGGGATGTCGCTGTCTGTAGGCTGGAAGCTGATGAGGTCTGAGTGACCCTCCTCCTCCAAGAGCAGGAGCCCTTCTGCGTCATCCCGGGACACTGTGGGGAGCAGAGCCCATCCCCCACCTGGGGGTCAGCCTTCCGGGGGGAGGGGCTTCCCACGTCCTGCAGATCCACAGGACTTCCTGCCTACAGGTCTCCACCCCTCTCCACTGACTGCTGTCTAACACAGGGACTGTAGGGCCATTTTCCAAGGGAATGTACTTGTTGGGGGTGGATCTAAGGAGGCTCCAAGGAGGGGAAACCTCTGACCCCTTCCCAAAACAAGCGTCTGCCCTCACCCTGATTGAGGTCGTCATGCAGGGAGCCtgcgtggctggggctggacggGGGGATCTCGGAGCCAGGCATGTCACCATTGGGCGTGAGGGAGATGTGGCAGTTCCAGCCTGTCTCCAGGCCCATCTTTTCTGCAAACACCTGTGTGAGGTAGATGGCAATGAGCAGACAGGCCCAACCCCGAGAGGAAAcggggcagggagagcagagggagaacCCCCCACCTTGCTTTTGAGTTCATCCTCCAAAGAGAAGTAGACGAAGCGGATGCAGGCATTGACCAGCCCGTCGATGAGGCGCACGATGTCCAGCCGGGCCTGGTACTGGGAGGACACCATGCCCATGAAGATCTGGCCGCTCAGGGCCTGCATGCAGTCTTCCTTCTCCAGCACCTCCCCGATCCCTTCTTCAGGCAGGCACAAGGCACAGAGGCCGGCCAGGACGCGGCCAGGACACCCGGGAACCGGCAGTTTCCAGGAGGCAGCCCGGGGCCACACACGCAGGTGCCACACCCAAATCATGATCACACAGGCCCCAggggaccacacacacacacacacacacacacagccacgcgCACACACGGCCAAGACACAGGAGAAAAGACAATGAAGGGACTCATCAGTCAGGTGGCCACACCAGGGAGCCACGGCACGGCGTGGCCACAGttcccacccagccctgctccagggctccaggaccGGCCCCACCCTCAGCTTCCATTCACAGTCGCTTGGGTTCCTAAGACCCGAGTGTGTGTTTGGCAGCAGCGTGGCAGTGGGAaagggcttgagtccctgcacctaaCAGTGTCGGTGACCCAGGCTTTCATGTGAGTCTGAAAAGGTTACCTCTCTATAAATGTACAATTGCTCTGACCTCCCAAGAAAGCATTTACCTTTGTATCTGTTTAGAGCTTTTCTGTTACAGAAAAGGAATAAGAGAGGCCCCAAAGTCACCAGCTAGTGAGAGCCATGGCTGGCGTCCTggtccctgagtgtgctcccagTGGCGCCCAGCCCCAGCGCTCGGCCCTCTCGGGCAGGCGCCTGTGGTACCGtcagagctccagctgttgcggcggGCGCTCGGCTTGATGGGGACGGTGCTGGGCAGCTCGCACATGGTGACAATGCTGTTCTGGCCGGGCACCTGCACCAGCTCGATGCACTTGCCGTTCAGCTGAGAGGACAGGGCGCAGTTCATGGGCTTGTAGGCGAAGGCGGAGCAGTACCCAGACAGGCAGGCTCGCTGGTAGAAATCCAGCACTTTCTTTCTGCCAGGGGAGCAGGGTGGGAGTGAGACGAGCGGTCCCAAAATGCCACAGGCCTGCGAGCTGGGCAGGTAGGCCGGGGAGCTGCTCACCCACCTGTCAGAGCCTGAGAGAGGGTAGATGTCAGCGCCGTCCCAGAAGTCTGTGCAGGCCTCCAGGACCACATCAGCTGTGCCGTGGGACAGCATCTGCTCTGTGCCTGAGTGGGCAGGGCAAAGAAAAAGCCAAGCCTGAGGGCCCCTCCCTCTGACCACCAGCTGCACACTGCCACCTTGACAAGGTGCTGAGGAGCCCCTGACAGAGGCGATGCCCCAGGCCTCACGTCAGCAGGCCCCGAGGGAACGCCTGCGGGCCGGCAGTGCAGACACTAGATCCCAGTTCACTGGACAGCCCGTCCCTCGTGGTCACCTCCATCCCAGCCTTGGTCCTCAAGTGCGACCCCTGTATCTGCCCCGTCCTCCCAAGAaacgggcagggcagggcacggCCCCCCACCAAGCCCGGCTCACTGGTGCTGGTGTCCTTGATAAAGAGGCTGATCATGTGGCTGAGGGGAGGCCGCCGCTTGGTGACACAGGACAGCCGCCCCACGGAGGTCTCCTTCACCGTCTCGGCGCTGGGGAGGCGGTACAgcgccaggtggttctcctgctTGAAGAGCTCCTTGGCCCCAGGAGTAAAACCTGCAGGACAAGGGGCAGGAACTTGGGGCCCCCAGGCGGAAGCTCACAGCCCTCCAGCTCCCCTCAAACCCGGGGAGGACCCCGCTGGTCTGGCTGGTGCCTGGCACCTTTTCACCCAACCGTGGGGCAGCTTTCACACACGGCAGTGTTTGACTGAAGGGGACAACTGGAAGCGAAAGAGCGGACAGAGCTTGGGACTGGGTCATtaggagtcagggctgggctcccaGTCACCCTCCCCGTGAGTGCCTACCGATGAGGCGGGCCAGCTCGCAAAGGCCCCAGGGCACGTGCACGGGCAGCACGGCGCTGTGGCTCTCCTGCAGCGCGATGTTGCACAGGTGGTCTGAGAAGCGGCACAGGCGCTCGGTGACGCTGGCATTGCACAGGTTCAGCAGCACGTTGAGGCCCAGGGGCTTGAGGGAAGTGAGGTGCAGCTGCCAGTTGGAGTCATCGAACTGGATGCAGGAGGGGTTCTGCTGGTCCTGCGACAGGCTCAGCATCTCCAGATGGTAGTCGCACACAAAGTCCTCTGCCTCATAGGGGTCGCCCTCTGTCCCAGGCTGGGCCTGCAAGAGccatggtggggagggggtgagggcagGCCCTGGATCCACCGTCCTGCGAGGTAGGCAGAGGGCTCCTTCCCTCTGCTGTCCAACGCCGGCCCAGAAAGGACCCCTTTCCTCAtacacagcacccatgcccaccctccctggCCCTTGCAAAGCCCCGCCTCCACGCATCTTAACTCCCGACACCAGCACCTAGAGCCAATGGCACTGGCAGCACCGAGAACGAGATGgccaggcagagaggagacagcagGGCCTCTTTCCAGCCAGGGGATGCTATCGGGATCAGCCCTGGCTTTGAGCGTTTACATGGTCTGATCAGGAGGCCAGGAACCGTTGCTGAGAGCTGGAGGGAGCGGGCCCAAGTCACAGACAGGGCTCGGGCCAGGCCTCAGGAAGTCAACCTGCTGGCCACGCTGGGAGGCCGGGGGCCGTGACGTCCGTGTTCCTTCAGGTCTAGGGAGGCCAGGATGGCTGGAGGGCCCAGGAGGCCGCttgccagctctgcttccctcctctcaccttgaCGGATTCCTCCTCGCCGCCCTCAGTGTCCCTGCTGAAGCTCACGTTGGAGCCGGACGGGTGTTTGCTGCGGCTGTACATCTTGTGGTGAGGGTAGGGCTCGGGGGGCTTGGGACCATCGCCAGGCCGGTCGCCACGCTCCTGCTCGTTGGAAAGGTGTAGGGCATTGCTCAGGGAGCCAGCCAGGAGGGCATCTCGTTCATGGGGCTGAGGAGAACAGGGAGGGAGCACAGGCCTAGGACCAGGGGCCCGACACGCCCGCAGGCccgggggctgggcaggcagttCTGGGCCCTCAGTGCTGCACTTCAACGGCTCAGATGCCTAGCCCGAGGGCGCCAGAAGCCTCCTCTCCCCCCTGAACCTTACCCTCCCCGAGGCCACTGACCAGgctccaaggccacacagcacgGCCCGCAGTAAAGCCCTCGGGAGTCGTACCTCTTCCTCGACCTCAGGATGGCAGAAGGAGCGGGTGGACAGGTCGTCCGTGAGGTCTTCGTGGCTGTTGTGAGGGGGCTCCACCTTCCCGCTGAAGAACAGCACGGTCTCCGGGCTGGGGTTTGGCCACGACAGGATCCCCTGTTTGTCTACGCAGCACAGCACCTGCAGGGAGATAGGTGGAGATTGCCCGGGGGCTACTCTGGATGGGCAGATGGACAAGCCAGACCCATCCAGACAGGGGGCCCGGGGTGGCAGGCACCTCCTCCCGACATGGCCCTGCTCACCGTGACGGAGCCCAAGCTATGCAGCAGGCTGGAACTGTGGCTCAGTGTTGGCGACGTCCCCCGGATCACCCTGAGGAAGTGGCCCCAAATGCAGCGTAGCATCTCCTAGGGGGAAGGAGATTGTCGGCAAGGCCACTGGGGGCTCTAGAGCCAAACTCTGTGGGAAAGTCAGGGACAGTGTCTAGAAACTGGGGCAGAGAGGCCCTTGTCTGGGGCATGGCACCATGTGTTAAGGGGACAGGCCCAGCTTAGGgtagatgggggtggggtggggtttccAGGAGTCCAGCTGGAGGCCCAAAGGAACCCCAGGGTTCTGGGAAGGGGCCTGAGGGAGCTCAGGAGGCCGCGGGGGCCTGGGGCAGAACCTGTTCTGGGTCAGAGCACCTGGGAGGAGGTGGCTTCCGTGTAGCTGCTCAGGGTGTCCTCCGAGAACTTGGCCAGCTGCAGAGAGAGCGCGAGCCTCAGTGAGGGAAAAGCCACCTTCGTGAGGGCCTCCACGTGGGCAAGGCTCCCGCCCTGTGGTAGACGGCGCCAGGCAGCCCTGACCCATTGGAAAGGGCCAGCATGGACGTTCACCCACCCTCGGGCTGGCTGGAGGCTCCTCAGGGTGCCGAGGGCCCTAGCCCAGGGAGTgtccctgggcctcccacacacacagcccaaggTGGGACTGGACTTCTGCCCCCGGTTCCCTGGCTCGCTCTCAGCCAGACGTCTTGGAACAACCTACCAGGGAGCTGGGCGAGGCCTTGCTCATCTGGGCCAGGACACGGGCTTCTCCACAGGCAGTCGCCAGAACCCAGAGGACCGGAAAGAGCAGGGGCAGGACGGGCAGCATGCCGTTCACCTGGGAGGGGCGCACCACACAGCAGCTCCAAGGAGCTGCTGGCCCAGGGAGGGAAGGGCTGCCCTGGCCACATGGCCacccctgggtggggaggggccgctGTCTGGGggcaggaaaggaaggggaggaggcgcTCTTGAGCAGAAGCCCGGGGGACCCCTGGGCTGCAGAGAGGGCGAGGAAGGGGCAGTGCTCACCTGCAGCTGGAGCAGGGTGTACTGCCAGGAGGTGACCCCGGGGGCGTGGAACATGAAGCGCAGGGCATTGGTGAGGAGGAAGCCAGCCTGGGGGAGCGGAGCAGTCAGCCCCTCACCTACGAGGCAGCCAGGCTCCACGGCTCCCCTCCCGTCGCTCCTCTGGCCCCACCTGGATCTGGCCCCAGGGCTCCCCGAGTCCAGCCCCCTTTCCTGCCCCCTGCAGCCTGCCTATGACGCACCAGGACCACGGGTACAGCGTAGTGCAGCATCACGGACTGCACCGTGAACCTCTCATTGTCCAGAGCAGTGACTGGGCGTGACAGGGCCATGTCCAGGGACCATCTGCAGAGAGAGGTGACCCTCAGAGCCCTGCTAACAGGAGAGGCCAGAAACCCACACGCTGGAAGGACCCTGGGCCTCTAAACCAGATTTAGCTTCACTGGGCACTAGCCAGTCCTCCAGTGTCCTGGGACACCCTAGCCCTGGCTGAAGAGGAGCTGTGGCTACCTCCATAACTGTCCTGAGTTCCGACTGGCACTGCCCCCACCCTAGAACTCTCATAAGAGGCTAAGGCAATGTCTGTCCTTAAGAAGCCTGGGGGTGACCAAGGCGCCATCCttgccagcccctgccttccccacAGGATCccctggggagaggctgggggtggggcagcctcCCTACCTGATGTTGTCAATCACGGGGGTCTCCAGGACACGGAAGAGCCGGTGCTGCTGGGGGTTCTGTGGACCCTTCTTCACCTCTCCCCGGGGCGAGGGTGgtggggagaaaggagggaaCAGGTCCCCCGGCTCCAGAACGATGTGCTCATCATCCTGGGGCAGCAAGAGGACGGCAAGGGGTGAAaagtgggactggcactgtggcacagggagttaagccaccatctgcagggccagcatcccatatgggcgccagtttaagtcctggctgctccacttccaatccagctccctgctaatggccttgaaaatcagtggaatgtggcccaagtcgttgggcctttgctacccatgagggagacctggatagagttcctggctcctggcttcagcctggctgagccctggccactggggccatttgggaagatagaagatctctgtctctcctttctctctctgtaactctgcctttcaaataaataaatctttaaaataaaaaagtaggagGGTGGGGATGGCAGGCCCTTGGAGGCTGTTCCAGCTGGTCACTCCAGTCTAAGTGTAGATGCCTCCCAGGGCTAGGAGCGGCCTGTTAGCACAGTTGTGCAGGGCTGGGTTCGTAGTGCTTGAGGACCGGAGAGGACAGCACGAGGGGGAAGAGGTGACCCAGGAGGCCTTGCCACAAAGCCCATGCACAGGCCAGAGGCTGCAGGATCAAGCCCAggggtgcccctcccccacaccaccaCCGCTGCCTGCGGATGCTGCCACCACGGATCCTGAGAAGGAGGACAGCTGTGGCTACCTTGATCCCCCTCAGAGACGCAAACGACTCCTGGCCAGGCCTCAGAGCTATGATGTCTCCTTCTACCAACAGGCTGACTGGCAGGTTGACCAGGTGTCCGTCCCGGTAGGCCCAGTGCAGGGACCAGGATGGCGCGAAGGGCATGTGGAGGTCTGGGTACATGGCGTTTGGCCACTTGATCTCCTTGCCGTCCCTGAGGGCAtctgaggagaagggagagaacgGAAACGACTTTTCACCCCAGCGCCAGACCAACAGCATCGCCCAGGCCCGGTGTCGAACGCTACGCAGCCCgggaccctcctcctcctcccgacACCTGAAGCCTTATTCTTTGCACCCCTTCCTGTTCAAATACACTTCACAAGTATCGCCAAGGGCCTGCGAGGGGATGAGGGAAGGCGACACGGTCCTTGCCCCACAGGAGCCACAACCCAGGCACGGGGCGGATAACTGCACGCCTGGCAAGCACTTGTTGAGGACGTTAACAAAGACCTGGGTGAAGCGGCAGTGAGGAGAGGGAGCAAACCAGCCGCCCCGCCAATCTAAGATGGCTTCCCGGAGGAGGAGCGTTTGGGATGGGCCTTGAGGACCAGGCCAGAGTTTGTCAGTTGGAGCAGCTCACCGGGCAGAGAACAGGGGGACGCAGGCACTGAGGCAGGTTAGCACCC from Lepus europaeus isolate LE1 chromosome 18, mLepTim1.pri, whole genome shotgun sequence encodes the following:
- the TMEM94 gene encoding transmembrane protein 94 isoform X1, whose translation is MDLKEKHVGDPPLALGLSTQKALSILKEQLEAVLDGHLRERKKCLTWKEVWRSSFLHHSNRCSCFHWPGASLMLLAALLLLGCYGGQPAGSPGVELVNASALFLLLLLSLVLTGRQDWLKRREVERRLRGIIDQIQDALRDGKEIKWPNAMYPDLHMPFAPSWSLHWAYRDGHLVNLPVSLLVEGDIIALRPGQESFASLRGIKDDEHIVLEPGDLFPPFSPPPSPRGEVKKGPQNPQQHRLFRVLETPVIDNIRWSLDMALSRPVTALDNERFTVQSVMLHYAVPVVLAGFLLTNALRFMFHAPGVTSWQYTLLQLQVNGMLPVLPLLFPVLWVLATACGEARVLAQMSKASPSSLLAKFSEDTLSSYTEATSSQEMLRCIWGHFLRVIRGTSPTLSHSSSLLHSLGSVTVLCCVDKQGILSWPNPSPETVLFFSGKVEPPHNSHEDLTDDLSTRSFCHPEVEEEPHERDALLAGSLSNALHLSNEQERGDRPGDGPKPPEPYPHHKMYSRSKHPSGSNVSFSRDTEGGEEESVKAQPGTEGDPYEAEDFVCDYHLEMLSLSQDQQNPSCIQFDDSNWQLHLTSLKPLGLNVLLNLCNASVTERLCRFSDHLCNIALQESHSAVLPVHVPWGLCELARLIGFTPGAKELFKQENHLALYRLPSAETVKETSVGRLSCVTKRRPPLSHMISLFIKDTSTSTEQMLSHGTADVVLEACTDFWDGADIYPLSGSDRKKVLDFYQRACLSGYCSAFAYKPMNCALSSQLNGKCIELVQVPGQNSIVTMCELPSTVPIKPSARRNSWSSDEGIGEVLEKEDCMQALSGQIFMGMVSSQYQARLDIVRLIDGLVNACIRFVYFSLEDELKSKVFAEKMGLETGWNCHISLTPNGDMPGSEIPPSSPSHAGSLHDDLNQVSRDDAEGLLLLEEEGHSDLISFQPTDSDIPSFLEDCNRAKLPRGIHQVRPHLQNIDNVPLLVPLFTDCTPETMCEMIKIMQEYGEVTCCLGSSANLRNSCLFLQSDISIALDPLYPSRCSWETFGYATSTSMAQASEGLSPLQLSGQLNSLPCSLSFRQEETISVIRLIEQARHATYGIRKCFLFLLQCQLTLVVIQFLSCLVQLPPLLSTTDILWLSCFCYPLLSISLLGKPPHSSIMSMATGKNLQSIPKKTQHYFLLCFLLKFSLTITSCLICFGFTLQSFCDSSRARNLTNCSSILLRSDDARAPAWFEDFANGLLSAQKLTAALIVLHTVFISITHVHRTKPLWRKSPLTNLWWAVTVPVVLLGQVVQTVVDLQLWTHRDSHVHFGLEDVPLLTWLLGCLSLVLVVVTNEIVKLHEIRVRVRYQKRQKLQFETKLGMNSPF
- the TMEM94 gene encoding transmembrane protein 94 isoform X4 produces the protein MDLKEKHVGDPPLALGLSTQKALSILKEQLEAVLDGHLRERKKCLTWKEVWRSSFLHHSNRCSCFHWPGASLMLLAALLLLGCYGGQPAGSLVLTGRQDWLKRREVERRLRGIIDQIQDALRDGKEIKWPNAMYPDLHMPFAPSWSLHWAYRDGHLVNLPVSLLVEGDIIALRPGQESFASLRGIKDDEHIVLEPGDLFPPFSPPPSPRGEVKKGPQNPQQHRLFRVLETPVIDNIRWSLDMALSRPVTALDNERFTVQSVMLHYAVPVVLAGFLLTNALRFMFHAPGVTSWQYTLLQLQVNGMLPVLPLLFPVLWVLATACGEARVLAQMSKASPSSLLAKFSEDTLSSYTEATSSQEMLRCIWGHFLRVIRGTSPTLSHSSSLLHSLGSVTVLCCVDKQGILSWPNPSPETVLFFSGKVEPPHNSHEDLTDDLSTRSFCHPEVEEEPHERDALLAGSLSNALHLSNEQERGDRPGDGPKPPEPYPHHKMYSRSKHPSGSNVSFSRDTEGGEEESVKAQPGTEGDPYEAEDFVCDYHLEMLSLSQDQQNPSCIQFDDSNWQLHLTSLKPLGLNVLLNLCNASVTERLCRFSDHLCNIALQESHSAVLPVHVPWGLCELARLIGFTPGAKELFKQENHLALYRLPSAETVKETSVGRLSCVTKRRPPLSHMISLFIKDTSTSTEQMLSHGTADVVLEACTDFWDGADIYPLSGSDRKKVLDFYQRACLSGYCSAFAYKPMNCALSSQLNGKCIELVQVPGQNSIVTMCELPSTVPIKPSARRNSWSSDEGIGEVLEKEDCMQALSGQIFMGMVSSQYQARLDIVRLIDGLVNACIRFVYFSLEDELKSKVFAEKMGLETGWNCHISLTPNGDMPGSEIPPSSPSHAGSLHDDLNQVSRDDAEGLLLLEEEGHSDLISFQPTDSDIPSFLEDCNRAKLPRGIHQVRPHLQNIDNVPLLVPLFTDCTPETMCEMIKIMQEYGEVTCCLGSSANLRNSCLFLQSDISIALDPLYPSRCSWETFGYATSTSMAQASEGLSPLQLSGQLNSLPCSLSFRQEETISVIRLIEQARHATYGIRKCFLFLLQCQLTLVVIQFLSCLVQLPPLLSTTDILWLSCFCYPLLSISLLGKPPHSSIMSMATGKNLQSIPKKTQHYFLLCFLLKFSLTITSCLICFGFTLQSFCDSSRARNLTNCSSILLRSDDARAPAWFEDFANGLLSAQKLTAALIVLHTVFISITHVHRTKPLWRKSPLTNLWWAVTVPVVLLGQVVQTVVDLQLWTHRDSHVHFGLEDVPLLTWLLGCLSLVLVVVTNEIVKLHEIRVRVRYQKRQKLQFETKLGMNSPF
- the TMEM94 gene encoding transmembrane protein 94 isoform X5, encoding MDLKEKHVGDPPLALGLSTQKALSILKEQLEAVLDGHLRERKKCLTWKEVWRSSFLHHSNRCSCFHWPGASLMLLAALLLLGCYGGQPAGSPGVELVNASALFLLLLLSLVLTGRQDWLKRREVERRLRGIIDQIQDALRDGKEIKWPNAMYPDLHMPFAPSWSLHWAYRDGHLVNLPVSLLVEGDIIALRPGQESFASLRGIKDDEHIVLEPGDLFPPFSPPPSPRGEVKKGPQNPQQHRLFRVLETPVIDNIRWSLDMALSRPVTALDNERFTVQSVMLHYAVPVVLAGFLLTNALRFMFHAPGVTSWQYTLLQLQVNGMLPVLPLLFPVLWVLATACGEARVLAQMSKASPSSLLAKFSEDTLSSYTEATSSQEMLRCIWGHFLRVIRGTSPTLSHSSSLLHSLGSVTVLCCVDKQGILSWPNPSPETVLFFSGKVEPPHNSHEDLTDDLSTRSFCHPEVEEEERGDRPGDGPKPPEPYPHHKMYSRSKHPSGSNVSFSRDTEGGEEESVKAQPGTEGDPYEAEDFVCDYHLEMLSLSQDQQNPSCIQFDDSNWQLHLTSLKPLGLNVLLNLCNASVTERLCRFSDHLCNIALQESHSAVLPVHVPWGLCELARLIGFTPGAKELFKQENHLALYRLPSAETVKETSVGRLSCVTKRRPPLSHMISLFIKDTSTSTEQMLSHGTADVVLEACTDFWDGADIYPLSGSDRKKVLDFYQRACLSGYCSAFAYKPMNCALSSQLNGKCIELVQVPGQNSIVTMCELPSTVPIKPSARRNSWSSDEGIGEVLEKEDCMQALSGQIFMGMVSSQYQARLDIVRLIDGLVNACIRFVYFSLEDELKSKVFAEKMGLETGWNCHISLTPNGDMPGSEIPPSSPSHAGSLHDDLNQVSRDDAEGLLLLEEEGHSDLISFQPTDSDIPSFLEDCNRAKLPRGIHQVRPHLQNIDNVPLLVPLFTDCTPETMCEMIKIMQEYGEVTCCLGSSANLRNSCLFLQSDISIALDPLYPSRCSWETFGYATSTSMAQASEGLSPLQLSGQLNSLPCSLSFRQEETISVIRLIEQARHATYGIRKCFLFLLQCQLTLVVIQFLSCLVQLPPLLSTTDILWLSCFCYPLLSISLLGKPPHSSIMSMATGKNLQSIPKKTQHYFLLCFLLKFSLTITSCLICFGFTLQSFCDSSRARNLTNCSSILLRSDDARAPAWFEDFANGLLSAQKLTAALIVLHTVFISITHVHRTKPLWRKSPLTNLWWAVTVPVVLLGQVVQTVVDLQLWTHRDSHVHFGLEDVPLLTWLLGCLSLVLVVVTNEIVKLHEIRVRVRYQKRQKLQFETKLGMNSPF
- the TMEM94 gene encoding transmembrane protein 94 isoform X2 translates to MDLKEKHVGDPPLALGLSTQKALSILKEQLEAVLDGHLRERKKCLTWKEVWRSSFLHHSNRCSCFHWPGASLMLLAALLLLGCYGGQPAGSPGVELVNASALFLLLLLSLVLTGRQDWLKRREVERRLRGIIDQIQDALRDGKEIKWPNAMYPDLHMPFAPSWSLHWAYRDGHLVNLPVSLLVEGDIIALRPGQESFASLRGIKDDEHIVLEPGDLFPPFSPPPSPRGEVKKGPQNPQQHRLFRVLETPVIDNIRWSLDMALSRPVTALDNERFTVQSVMLHYAVPVVLAGFLLTNALRFMFHAPGVTSWQYTLLQLQVNGMLPVLPLLFPVLWVLATACGEARVLAQMSKASPSSLLAKFSEDTLSSYTEATSSQEMLRCIWGHFLRVIRGTSPTLSHSSSLLHSLGSVTVLCCVDKQGILSWPNPSPETVLFFSGKVEPPHNSHEDLTDDLSTRSFCHPEVEEEPHERDALLAGSLSNALHLSNEQERGDRPGDGPKPPEPYPHHKMYSRSKHPSGSNVSFSRDTEGGEEESVKAQPGTEGDPYEAEDFVCDYHLEMLSLSQDQQNPSCIQFDDSNWQLHLTSLKPLGLNVLLNLCNASVTERLCRFSDHLCNIALQESHSAVLPVHVPWGLCELARLIGFTPGAKELFKQENHLALYRLPSAETVKETSVGRLSCVTKRRPPLSHMISLFIKDTSTSTEQMLSHGTADVVLEACTDFWDGADIYPLSGSDRKKVLDFYQRACLSGYCSAFAYKPMNCALSSQLNGKCIELVQVPGQNSIVTMCELPSTVPIKPSARRNSWSSDGIGEVLEKEDCMQALSGQIFMGMVSSQYQARLDIVRLIDGLVNACIRFVYFSLEDELKSKVFAEKMGLETGWNCHISLTPNGDMPGSEIPPSSPSHAGSLHDDLNQVSRDDAEGLLLLEEEGHSDLISFQPTDSDIPSFLEDCNRAKLPRGIHQVRPHLQNIDNVPLLVPLFTDCTPETMCEMIKIMQEYGEVTCCLGSSANLRNSCLFLQSDISIALDPLYPSRCSWETFGYATSTSMAQASEGLSPLQLSGQLNSLPCSLSFRQEETISVIRLIEQARHATYGIRKCFLFLLQCQLTLVVIQFLSCLVQLPPLLSTTDILWLSCFCYPLLSISLLGKPPHSSIMSMATGKNLQSIPKKTQHYFLLCFLLKFSLTITSCLICFGFTLQSFCDSSRARNLTNCSSILLRSDDARAPAWFEDFANGLLSAQKLTAALIVLHTVFISITHVHRTKPLWRKSPLTNLWWAVTVPVVLLGQVVQTVVDLQLWTHRDSHVHFGLEDVPLLTWLLGCLSLVLVVVTNEIVKLHEIRVRVRYQKRQKLQFETKLGMNSPF
- the TMEM94 gene encoding transmembrane protein 94 isoform X6, translating into MDLKEKHVGDPPLALGLSTQKALSILKEQLEAVLDGHLRERKKCLTWKEVWRSSFLHHSNRCSCFHWPGASLMLLAALLLLGCYGGQPAGSPGVELVNASALFLLLLLSLVLTGRQDWLKRREVERRLRGIIDQIQDALRDGKEIKWPNAMYPDLHMPFAPSWSLHWAYRDGHLVNLPVSLLVEGDIIALRPGQESFASLRGIKDDEHIVLEPGDLFPPFSPPPSPRGEVKKGPQNPQQHRLFRVLETPVIDNIRWSLDMALSRPVTALDNERFTVQSVMLHYAVPVVLAGFLLTNALRFMFHAPGVTSWQYTLLQLQVNGMLPVLPLLFPVLWVLATACGEARVLAQMSKASPSSLLAKFSEDTLSSYTEATSSQEMLRCIWGHFLRVIRGTSPTLSHSSSLLHSLGSVTVLCCVDKQGILSWPNPSPETVLFFSGKVEPPHNSHEDLTDDLSTRSFCHPEVEEEPHERDALLAGSLSNALHLSNEQERGDRPGDGPKPPEPYPHHKMYSRSKHPSGSNVSFSRDTEGGEEESVKAQPGTEGDPYEAEDFVCDYHLEMLSLSQDQQNPSCIQFDDSNWQLHLTSLKPLGLNVLLNLCNASVTERLCRFSDHLCNIALQESHSAVLPVHVPWGLCELARLIGFTPGAKELFKQENHLALYRLPSAETVKETSVGRLSCVTKRRPPLSHMISLFIKDTSTSTEQMLSHGTADVVLEACTDFWDGADIYPLSGSDRKKVLDFYQRACLSGYCSAFAYKPMNCALSSQLNGKCIELVQVPGQNSIVTMCELPSTVPIKPSARRNSWSSDEGIGEVLEKEDCMQALSGQIFMGMVSSQYQARLDIVRLIDGLVNACIRFVYFSLEDELKSKVFAEKMGLETGWNCHISLTPNGDMPGSEIPPSSPSHAGSLHDDLNQVSRDDAEGLLLLEEEGHSDLISFQPTDSDIPSFLEDCNRAKLPRGIHQVRPHLQNIDNVPLLVPLFTDCTPETMCEMIKIMQEYGEVTCCLGSSANLRNSCLFLQSDISIALDPLYPSRCSWETFGYATSTSMAQASEGLSPLQLSGQLNSLPCSLSFRQEETISVIRLIEQARHATYGIRKCFLFLLQCQLTLVVIQFLSCLVQLPPLLSTTDILWLSCFCYPLLSISLLGKPPHSSIMSMATGKNLQSIPKKPHHHLVPHLLRLHTAELLRQLPGPQPHQLLLHPAAQRRRQGSSLVRGLRQRAAVSSEAHGCPDCAAHCLHLHHPCASYQAPVEKEPLDEPLVGRDSACGPAGPGGPDGGGPAAVDAQGQSCPLWPGGRAAANMASGLPVPGPCGGHQRDRKAARDSGPCPLPEATEAAV